A region of the Pseudomonas asiatica genome:
CCACGCATGAACACGCTCATGCTGCTGACGCCGGCCCCGGCCGCTTCGGTCAGGCGCTGCCAGGCCGCCTGTTCGCTGACTTCGCCGCGCTGCAAGGCCAGCCCGGCGCTGGCATCCTGGTGGCGATTGCCGCGCCAGGGCGCTTGCCAGCTGCCCTTGCCGCTGAGGAATACCGGGTTGGCGATCAGTTGTACCGCCTGTCGTGCCAGTTGCTGGTGGTTTTCCGGGTACCAGCTGTCACTGCCCACCAGCACGCCCAGGCGCCCCGCAGGGGTTTGCAATACTTGCAGCGGGTGCTGGCGGCCATCGTGTACATAGCGGCGCATTTCGCTGTCGGGGAACTGCTGGCGTTGCGGTTGGCCCAGCAGCGAGCCGTCACCGGCGAACACCACGCTGCTGTTGAACAGCGGGCCGCTACCGGCATGCAGCACACCCTGTTTCACGTAGGGGGCGGGCAGCACGATGGAGCCGGCTACCAGGGTGACGTTGAACTCCTTGGCCAGGCCACCGAACAGTTGCTGGTAGTCCGCAGCCATCTGCTCGGCTTTCATGCGCAGGTGCGCGTCGGCGCGCCAGTCGTCCCCGTCGGCACGGAGCATGGCCAGGCCATAGCGCAGCGGGTTGCTCAGTTCCAGCCATTGCAGGGCTTCGCTGCTTTGCGTGACCTGGTACAGCTCGTTCTTTTCTCCGCGTGCCCACAGCCAGGTACCGATGTGCTCTGGTAGCACCACCACCGTACGCGGGCTGACAAGCCCTTGGGTACGTGCCTGCTCCAGGTAGGCCGCGAGCTTGCGGTGCAGGCGTTGCAGGTTCTGGTAGTCGCCCGGGTAGAGCAGCGGTTCGACGCCGAGCAGGTTGCCGTGCTCGCCCGGCACGCCGTGGTTCAGTGCCAGTTCGATGCGCAGGTCGGACAGGTAGTGGCCTTCCGGGCGCTGCTGGGTCCAGAAACCGTAGCCGCAGAGGGCGGCGATCATCACCAGCGCCAGGGCGCTTGCCAGGAGTTTTCGCATGAAGCAGGACGGCGCCTTGGAAACGAGAGTTTCCTAGGGTAGTCGTGCTGTGCGCGAGGATCAATAACTTGTCAGTTTCGATCATTGAGCCCGTTCAAACGGCTGTTTAATGTCGCAGGCAGACAAACGACGGGGCCCGCCAGCCGGTGCGGCACCCGCATTCCGTGATCACGCCACCTGGGGACCTTTCCATGGCCGCCGACCGCTACCCGCACCTGCTCGCCCCGCTGGACCTGGGCTTCACCACCTTGCGCAACCGCACCCTGATGGGCTCGATGCACACCGGCCTCGAAGAGCGCCCGGGCGGCTTCGAGCGCATGGCGGCGTACTTTGCCGAGCGCGCCCGCGGTGGCGTCGGCCTGATGGTCACCGGCGGCATCGCGCCCAACGATGAGGGTGGGGTGTATTCCGGGGCGGCCAAGCTCAGCACCGAGGAAGAGGCCGACAAGCACCGCATCGTCACCGAGGCGGTACACGCTGCCGGCGGCAAGATCTGCCTGCAGATCCTGCATGCCGGGCGCTACGCCTACAGCCCGCGCCAGGTGGCGCCCAGCGCGATCCAGGCGCCAATCAACCCGTTCAAGCCCAAGGAACTGGACGAGGCGGGTATCGAGAAGCAGATCGCCGACTTCGTCAATTGCGCGGTGCTGGCCCAGCGCGCCGGTTACGACGGCGTCGAGATCATGGGTTCGGAAGGCTACTTCATCAACCAGTTCCTCGCCGCCCACACCAACCACCGCACCGACCGCTGGGGTGGCAGCTATGAAAACCGCATGCGCCTGGCGGTGGAGATCGTCAGCCGGGTGCGCGGTGCGGTCGGGCCGAACTTCATCATCATCTTGCGCCTGTCGATGCTCGACCTCATCGAGGGCGGCAGCACCTGGGACGAAATCGAGCTGCTGGCCAAGGCCATCGAGCAGGCCGGCGCGACCTTGATCAATACCGGCATCGGCTGGCACGAAGCGCGTATCCCGACCATTGCCACCAAGGTGCCGCGTGCGGCCTTCAGCAAGGTCACCGCCAAGCTGCGTGGCGTGGTGAACATTCCGCTGATCACCACCAACCGCATCAATACTCCGGAAGTGGCCGAGGCGGTGCTGGCCGAGGGCGATGCCGACATGGTCTCGATGGCACGGCCGTTCCTGGCCGACCCGGACTTCGTCAACAAGGCCGCTGCCGGCCGCGGCGACGAAATCAACACCTGCATCGGCTGCAACCAGGCCTGCCTGGACCATACCTTCGGCGGCAAGCTGACCAGTTGCCTGGTCAACCCGCGTGCCTGCCACGAGACCGAGCTCAACTACCTGCCCGTGCGCACCGTGAAGCGCATTGCCGTGGTCGGCGCTGGCCCGGCCGGCCTGGCGGCAGCCACGGTGGCGGCCGAGCGCGGCCACGCGGTAACCCTGTTCGATGGCGCCAGCGAGATCGGCGGGCAGTTCAATGTGGCCAAGCGGGTGCCGGGGAAAGAAGAGTTCCATGAAACCCTGCGTTACTTCCGCAACAAGGTCAAAAGCACGGGCGTGGACCTGCGCCTGAATACCCGGGTCGATGTGCAGGCCCTGGTGGACGGTGGCTACGACGAGATCATCCTGGCCACCGGCATCGCCCCGCGCACGCCGGCCATCCCCGGTGTCGAGCATGCCAAGGTGCTCAGCTACCTGGACGTGCTGCTCGAGCGCAAGCCGGTGGGCAAGGCTGTCGCGGTGATTGGTGCGGGTGGCATCGGTTTCGACGTTTCCGAGTACCTGGTGCATCAGGGCGTGGCTACCAGCCTGGACCGTGAGGCGTTCTGGAGGGAGTGGGGCATCGACACCCATCTGCAGGCACGCGGTGGCGTGGCCGGGATCAAGGCCGAGCCGCATGCCCCGGCGCGGCAGGTGTACCTGTTGCAGCGCAAGAAATCCAAGGTGGGTGACGGCCTGGGCAAGACCACCGGCTGGATTCACCGTACCGGGTTGAAGAACAAGCGGGTGCAGATGCTCAACAGCGTCGAGTACCTGGGTATCGACGATGCCGGCCTGCATATTCGCGTGGCCGATGGCGAGCCACAGGTGCTGGCGGTGGACAACGTGGTGATCTGTGCAGGGCAGGAGCCGCTGCGCGAACTGCAGGACGGGCTGGTGGCAGCGGGGCAGTCGGTGCACCTGATTGGTGGGGCCGATGTGGCGGCCGAGCTGGATGCCAAGCGGGCGATCAACCAAGGATCGAGATTGGCGGCTGAGCTCTGAGATCGCCGGGGCCGCTTTGCGGCCCTGTGGGAGCGGGTTCACCCGCGAATAGGGCTGCGCGGTGCATGGCACCGGCTGCGCCGGTGTTCGCGGGTGAACCCGCTCCCACAGGGGCGCAAAGCGCCCTCGGGATTTCACTGGTAAACTCGCAGCATGCTCCTCGACCTCCCCCAACCCCCCCTGCAGCCCCTGATCCTGCCCTGGCTCCAACAAGCCCAGGTAGAAGCCGCCATCCTGCGCCTGGACCTGATCGACCCGCTGATCAGCGGCAACAAATGGTTCAAGCTACGCCACCACCTGCAACAGGCCAGCGCCAGCAATGCCCCGGGCCTGATCAGCCTCGGCGGCAACCATTCCAACCACCTGCACGCCCTGGCCGCTGCCGGCAAGCGCTTCGGCTTCGCCACCGCCGGCCTGCTGCGTGGCCACGCCCAGGACACGCCAACCGTGCGTGACCTGCAGGCGCTGGGCATGGAACTGCATTGGCTGGGCTATGGCGGCTATCGCGCACGAAACCAAGCGGGTTTCTGGGAACCCTGGCAGGCACGCTACCCGGGTTGGCACTGCATCCCCGAAGGGGGCGGCGGGCTGGCCGGTGCACAGGGCTGCGCGCTGATCATGCAGCAGGCGCGCGCGCAGATCGCGTCACTGGGCTGGTCGGGCTACGACGCCTGGTGGCTGGCTGCCGGAACGGGGACTACCCTGGCCGGCCTGGTAATGGCCGAGGCGGGCGCACATGTGGTGCATGGTGCATTGGCTGTACCCAGGGACCATGGTGTGCCGGAGGCGGTAGCGACACTGGCCGGCGCGCATGGCTACCAGCTGCACGACGCCTGCCGTGGCGGTTTCGGCAAGTTCGACGCGGAGCTGCTGGCGTTCATCGCCGATTGCGAGCGGCACACCGGCGTGCCGCTCGAAGCCCTCTACACCGGCAAGGCCCTGCTGGCCCTGCGTGAGCAGGTCGAAGCCGGGCTGTTCGCGCCCGGCACCCGCCTGATCGTGGTGCATACCGGCGGCCTGCAGGGCCGGCGCGGTTACTTGTAGGGCAGCATGCGCAGCAGCGTGTTGTCGCGCTGCACATAGTGGTGATACAGCCCAGCCACAGCGTGCAGGCCGATCAGCCAGTAGCCCCAGCTGCCGATGCGTTCATGCCAGCCTTTGATGAACTTGGCCTGGTCCGGGTTCGGGCCGATCAGGTGCGGCAGCTCCAGGCCGAAGAACGGCACTGGTTTGTCGGCGGCGCTGAGGATCAGCCAGCCGGCCAGCGGCAGGATGATCATCAGCAGGTACAACGCCAGGTGCATCAGGTGCGCGAGGCCGGTCTGCCAGGCCGCAGGTTTGGGCACGATGGGTGGAGTCGGGCGGCTCAGGCGGATGGCCAGGCGCAACCAGACCAGCACGAACACGCTGAGCCCGAGCATGAAGTGCAGGTCCTTCATCAGGTTGCGTTCGACGCTGTCCTTGGGGAACAGGCCACGCAGTTCGATAAGGGCATAGACAGCGGCCAGCAGCACCAGCATCAGCCAGTGCAGGGCGATGGACAGGCGCGCGTAATGGGTCGCGGGGGTGGATGAAACCATGATTGGTCCTCGTCATCAGGTCGGAATGGCGCTCTTGCCGGCGCTCAGGAAGTACTGTAATGGCTACGGGGGAACAAATCTTTGCGCCAGGTCTGTGAAATTTGTGTTGTCTGCACCGGCCCTTTCGCGGGTGAACCCGCTCCCACAGGCACAGCGCTGAGCCAGAGACCTGTGCAGTACTTGTGGGAGCGGGTTTACCCGCGAAGGGGCCAGCCCAGACAACATCAGACATCGGGCAGATGCGGCCAATCATCAGCCACCAGAAACACCCGTTCAGCCTCCTGCCACGCCCCGCCAGCCTCTTGCGCCAACCTCACCAGCAACTGCGCCGGAGCCTGCCGCTCCAGCACGTGCAGCCACGCCGCAAACTGCTCCACCGCCCAGCACTCCTGCGCCTCGACCCGCGCCGGCGCCAGCCAGGCATGCCGTTGCAGCGGCTGCCATCGCTCACCTTCGCCCATGACCCAGTCCCGCCGCCGCAGCCAGCGCCCGCGCAAGTGCTGCGGGTTGGCGCCCTGTGGTGGCTGTGCATGCCCAGGCCACGGGTAGAACAGATAGCCACCCAGCCACACATGCGCCTGCACCTGCTCCACCCCCAGCCGGGCCAGCACCTCGCGGCTGTGCGCCCCTGTCGACATGGGCAGCTGGTGCCGCGCCAGGTGCGCCAGTTTGCTTCCCAGTCGGTCATGGCAGCCCGGCCCCAGCCAGGCGGCGGGGTCGTGCCCGGGATGCTCCGGGCCCAGGTACAGCTTGATGGCCAGTTCCAGGTGGTGCACACCGTCGCGGTCGCGCAGCACCACATCCAGCTCGCCCAGGGTGCGCCCGCCTTCGCGAATCGCCAGGTTGGCCGCCAGTAGTTCAATGCCCGGGGCCTGGCCCAGGGCGAATTGCCACAGCCGTTCGTAGTAGTGCCCCAGGCGCCGGCTGCCCAGCTGCGCCAGCCAGTCGCGCAATGGGCGGTCATCGTCATCCAGCGCCCGCAGCCAGTCTGCCAGGCGCTGTGGCTGGTCCGCCCACAGGCTGCCCGCCAGCGGGTGGCGCTGGGGGCAGGGCGGGGCGCTGAGCAACGGGGGCGACAGCAGGGCCCAGGCCAGGTCGCGCACGTTGGGGCGGCGTAGCTGCCGGGGCAGGTCGTGGAGCAGGGCGAATGGCATCATCCTGCGAGCATAGCCGGTTTGCCGCTACCCGGTGGTTTCGCCCATAATCGCGGCATAGTCACCCGCCGCAGAGCCTCGCAGGAGCCCCATGGAGCAATTTCGCAATATCGGTATCATCGGCCGCCTTGGCAGCTCGCAGGTGCTCGACACCATTCGCCGACTGAAAAAATTCCTCCTCGAACGCCACCTGCACGTGATCCTCGAGGACACCATCGCCGAAGTGCTGCCCGGCCATGGCCTGCAAACCTCTACCCGCAAGCTGCTGGGCGAGGTCTGTGACCTGGTCATCGTGGTCGGCGGCGACGGCAGCCTGCTGGGCGCCGCCCGCGCCCTGGCCCGGCACAACATTCCGGTGCTGGGCATCAACCGTGGCAACCTGGGCTTCCTCACCGACATCCGCCCCGACGAGCTGGAAGAGAAGGTCGCCGAAGTGCTCGACGGCCACTACCTGGTGGAAAACCGCTTCCTGCTGCAGGCCGAGGTACGCCGCCACAACGAAGCCATCGGCCAGGGTGATGCGCTGAACGACGTGGTGCTGCACCCGGGCAAGTCGACGCGCATGATCGAATTCGAGATCTACATCGATGGCCAGTTCGTCTGCAGCCAGAAGGCCGACGGCCTGATCGTCGCCACCCCCACCGGCTCCACCGCCTACGCGCTGTCGGCCGGCGGCCCGATCATGCACCCCAAGCTCGACGCCATCGTCATCGTGCCGATGTACCCGCACACGCTGTCGGGCCGGCCGATCGTGGTCGACGGCAACAGCGAGCTGAAGATCGTGGTGTCCAAGGACCTGCAGATCTACCCGCAAGTATCCTGTGACGGCCAGAACCACTTCACCTGTGCCCCCGGCGACACCATCACGGTGAGCAAGAAACCGCAGAAGCTGCGCCTGATCCACCCGCTGGACCACAACTACTACGAGGTCTGCCGCACCAAGCTCGGCTGGGGCAGCCGCTTGGGAAGCAGGGACGACTGATGCTCGATCCGGCGCGTAGTTTCGACATCATCGGTGACGTGCACGGTTGTGCGCTGACCCTTGAACGCCTGCTCGACGCCCTTGGTTACAAGCGTGTGGCAGGCGTGTGGCGCCACCCGCGGCGCCAGGCGCTGTTCCTTGGCGACATCGTCGACCGCGGGCCACGCATTCGCGAGGCGCTGCACATCGTCCACGACATGGTCGAGGCCGGCCAGGCGTTCTGCATCATGGGCAACCACGAGTACAACGCGCTGGGCTGGGTTACCCCGGCACTACCTGGCAGCGGCAAGGCCTTCGTGCGCGAGCATACGCCGCGCCACGCCCGGTTGATCGACGAAACCCTGACCCAGTTTGCCCACCACCCCGCTGACTGGCACGACTTCGTCAACTGGTTCTACGAATTGCCGCTGTTCGTCGACGCCGGGCGCTTCCGCCTGGTGCATGCCTGCTGGGACCCGCGGCTGATCGAGCCACTGCGCCAGCAGTACCCCGACGGGCGCATCGACGAGCACTTCATCCAGGCTTCGGCGGTGAGCGGCAGCTTTGCCGCCACCGTGTGCAACCGCTTGCTGCGCGGCACCGACATGCGCCTGCCGGACGGCCTGACCCTCACCGGTGGAGACGGCCTGACCCGTGCCTTCTTCCGTACCAAGTTCTGGGAAGAAGACCCGCAAACCTACGGCGACATCGTGTTCCAGCCTGACGCCCTGCCCGCGGAAGTGGCCAGCACCCCGCTCAGTCACAGCCAGAAGAACGCCTTGCTGCGCTATGCCGAAGACGAGCCCATGCTGTTCGTCGGCCATTACTGGCGCAGCGGCCGCCCGGCGCCGATCCGCGCCAACCTGGCCTGCCTGGACTACAGCGCCGTGCTCTACGGCAAGCTGGCTGCCTACCGGCTGGATGATGAAACCCGCATCGACCCGCACAAGTTCGTCTGGGTCGATGTCGACCGCCCACAGGCCAACCAATGAACATTATCGAAGTGATGCGCCTGCCGCTGTCGGTCGACCTCAGCGGCTTCGTTCACCTGCTGCAGCGCCTGCAGGTGCCGCACCGGGTCAGCGAGGAGGGCGATGCCCAGGTGCTCTGGGCCCCCGACACCCTGGCCGCAGACGTCCGCGAACTCTACCAGCGCTACCCCGACGGCAACGCCGACCTGCCAGCCACCACCGATCCTGTGGGAGCGGGCGAGCCCGCGAAAGGGCCCTCCCTGGCGGAACAGGCCCGCGCCTGCAAGATCACCACCCTGACCCTGCTGCTGTGCTTCATCGTCGCCGGCCTCACCGGCCTGGGCGACAACTTCACCACCATCAGCTGGTTCACCTTCCTCGATTTCCGCGTCCAGGGCGACTACCTGTACTTCAGCCCGCTGGCGCAAAGCCTGGACGAAGGCCAGTGGTGGCGCCTGGTATCGCCCATGCTGCTGCATTTCGGCGTGCTGCACCTGGCCATGAACAGCCTGTGGTACTGGGAACTGGGCAAACGCATCGAATTGCGCCAAGGCCCGTGGGCGCTGCTGGGCCTGACCCTGCTGTTCAGCCTGGTGTCCAACCTGGCCCAGCACTACAGCAGCGGGCCGAGCCTGTTCGGCGGCCTTTCCGGCGTGCTGTACGGCCTGCTCGGGCACATCTGGCTGTACCAGTGGCTGGCACCCGACCGTTACTTCAACCTGCCCAAGGGCGTGCTGGTGATGATGCTCATCTGGCTGGTGGTGTGCATGAGCGGCGTGATCGACACCCTGGGCCTTGGCCAGATCGCCAACGCCGCCCACGTCGGCGGGCTGCTCATCGGATGCCTGACCGGGCTCTTGGGTGGGGCGCTGGCCCGGCGTAAACTGTCGGCTTGAATCAGGAGACACTATGTCCACTTTCGCGCAAATGATTGAAAACATCACCCCGGAAATCTACGAGAGCCTGAAACTGGCCGTGGAAATCGGCAAATGGTCGGATGGCCGCAAGCTCACTGCCGAGCAGAAAGAGCTGTCGCTGCAGGCGGTAATCGCCTGGGAGATGAAAAACCTGCCCGAAGACCAGCGTACCGGCTACATGGGCCCGCAGGAATGCGCCTCGAAGTCCGCGCCGATCGCCAACATTCTGTTCAAGTCGGACTCGGTACATTGATCGAACTCGCTCGTGGCTCGTTGAGCAAGATGGCGGTAAGCCTGCAGGCGCCAGTGGTGCAGTACAGCTTCCGTCTGGATGACACGCAGGTGCCGGTCAACCCGCTGATCGGCCAGCGCCTGCGCCTTGAATACATCGGCGCCATTCACTGCAGCCATTGTGGCAAGCGCACCAAGACCAGCTTCAGCCAGGGTTACTGCTACCCGTGCATGACCAAACTGGCCCAGTGCGACGTGTGCATCATGGCCCCGGAAAAGTGCCACTACGACGCCGGCACCTGCCGCGAACCGTCGTGGGGCGAACAGTTCTGCATGACCGACCATGTGGTCTACCTGGCCAACTCGTCGGGGATCAAGGTCGGTATCACCCGGGCCACCCAGCTGCCCACCCGCTGGCTCGACCAGGGTGCCAGCCAGGCCCTGCCGATCGTGCGCGTGGCTACCCGCCAGCAGTCCGGCCTGGTCGAAGACCTGCTGCGCAGCCAGGTGCCGGACCGCACCAACTGGCGCGCCCTGCTCAAGGGCGATGCCGAGGAGCTCGACCTGGTCGCCATTCGTGAACAGGTGTTCGACGCCTGTGCCGATGGCCTGCGCGAGCTGCAAGGGCGCTTCGGCCTGCAGGCGATCCAGCCGCTGGCCGACGCCGAAGTGGTGCAGATGAAGTACCCGGTCGAGGCCTACCCATCGAAGATCGTCAGCTTCAACTTCGACAAGGACCCGGTAGTGGAAGGCACGCTGCTGGGCATCAAGGGCCAGTACCTGATCTTCGACACCGGTGTGATCAATATTCGCAAGTACACGGCCTACCAGTTGGCCGTGCTCCAGTAAAAAGGACCTGCACATGCGTACCGAACAACCGCAAGTGATCTACCTCGAGGATTACCAGGCGCCCGAGTACCTGATCGACGAGACGCACCTGACCTTCGAGCTGTACGAGGACCACACCCTGGTTCACGCGCAGCTGGTCATGCGCCGCAACCCGGCACGCGGTGCCGGCCTGCCGCCACTGGAGCTCGATGGCCAGCAGCTGGAGCTGCTGCGCGCCTCGCTGGATGACCAGGAGCTGCAGCCGGGCGACTACCAGCTCGACGCCGACAGCCTGACCGTGCAGCCCAAGGCCGAGCGCTTCACCCTCGACACCAGCGTGAAGATCCACCCCGAGAGCAACACCGCACTGGAAGGCCTGTACAAGTCGGGCAAGATGTTCTGCACCCAGTGCGAGGCCGAAGGCTTCCGCAAGATCACCTACTACCTCGACCGCCCGGACGTGATGAGCACCTTCACCACCACGGTCATCGCCGAGCAGCATCGCTACCCGGTATTGCTGTCGAACGGCAACCCGATCGGCAGCGGGCCGGCAGACGATGGTCGCCATTGGGCCACCTGGGAAGACCCGTTCATGAAGCCGGCCTACCTGTTCGCCCTGGTGGCCGGTGACCTGTGGTGCGTCGAGGACAGCTTCACCCGCCAGTCCGGCCGTGATGTGACCCTGCGCATCTACGTCGAGCCCGAGAACATCGACAAGTGCGACCACGCCATGGTCAGCCTGAAGAAGTCCATGCGCTGGGACGAAGAAGTCTATGGCCGCGAGTACGACCTGGACATCTTCATGATCGTCGCGGTCAACGACTTCAACATGGGCGCCATGGAAAACAAGGGCCTGAACATCTTCAACTCCAGCTGTGTGCTGGCCCGTGCCGAAACGGCCACCGATGCCGCACACCAGCGCGTCGAAGGCGTGGTTGCCCACGAGTATTTCCACAACTGGTCGGGCAACCGGGTCACCTGCCGTGACTGGTTCCAGCTGTCGCTGAAGGAAGGCTTCACGGTGTTCCGCGATGCCGAGTTCAGCGCCGACATGAACTCGCGCACGGTCAAACGCATCGAAGACGTGGCCTACCTGCGCACTCACCAGTTCGCCGAAGACGCTGGCCCCATGGCCCACCCGGTGCGCCCGGACAGCTTCATCGAGATCTCCAACTTCTACACCCTGACCGTGTACGAGAAGGGCGCCGAAGTGGTGCGCATGGTTCGTACCCTGCTGGGCGCAGACGGCTTCCGCAAGGGCAGCGACCTGTACTTCGAACGCCACGATGGCCAGGCGGTGACCACCGACGACTTCATCAAGGCCATGGAAGACGCCAACGGCGTCGACTTCACCCAGTTCAAGCGCTGGTACAACCAGGCCGGCACCCCGCGCCTGGAAGTCAGCGAGGCCTATGACGCGGCCGCGCAGACCTACAGCCTGACCTTCCGCCAGAGCTGCCCGCAGACCCCGGACAAGGCCGAAAAACTGCCGTTCGTGATCCCGGTGGAGCTTGGCCTGCTGGATGCCGCAGGCAACGACCTGCCGCTGCAACTGGCCGGTGAAGCGGCGGCGCAGGGCACCAGCCGCGTGCTGTCGGTGACCGAGGCCGAGCAGACCTTCACCTTCCAGGGCATCCAGGCCAAGCCGCTGCCTTCGCTGCTGCGTGGCTTCAGCGCACCGGTCAAGCTCAGCTTCCCCTACGACCGCGACCAGCTGATGTTCCTGATGCAGCACGACAGCGACGGCTTCAACCGCTGGGAGGCGGGGCAGCAGTTGTCGGTGCAGGTGCTGCAGGAACTGATCGGCCAGCATCAGCGCGGCGAAGCACTCAAGCTCGACCAGCGCCTGATCAGCGCCTTGGGCACCGTGCTCGGCAACGACTCGCTGGACCCGGCCATGGTTGCCGAAATGCTCTCGCTGCCGGGTGAGGCCTACCTCACCGAAATCAGCCAGGTGGCCGACGTGGACGCCATCCACGCCGCCCGCGAGTTCGCCCGCCAGCAGATCGCCGAGCAGCTGTTCGACGCCCTGTGGGCGCGCTATCAGGCCAACCGCGAAGTGTCGCGCAGCACCGCCTACGTGGCCTCGGCCGAGCACTTCGCCCGCCGCAGCCTGCAGAACATCGCGCTGTCGTACCTGATGCAGAGCGGCAAGCCGCAGGTGCTGCAGGCGACCCTGGAGCAGTTCGAGCACTGCGACAACATGACCGAGCGCCTGACCGCCCTGGCCGTGCTGGTCAACTCGCCGTTCGAGGCCGAGCGGGCCAAGGCGCTGGAAGCCTTTGCCGAGCACTTCAAGGACAACCCGCTGGTCATGGACCAGTGGTTCAGCGTGCAGGCGGCCAGTACGCTGCCGGGCGGGCTGGCGCGGGTCAAGGCGCTGATGCAGCACCCGGCGTTCACCCTGAAGAACCCGAACAAGGTACGTGCGCTGGTCGGCGCCTTTGCCGGGCAGAACCTGGTCAACTTCCATGCGGCGGATGGCTCCGGCTACCGCTTCCTGGCGGACCTGGTGATCGAGCTGAATGCGCTGAACCCGCAGATCGCCTCGCGGCAACTGGCACCGCTGACCCGCTGGCGCAAGTATGACGACGCGCGTCAGGCCCTGATGAAGGGCGAGCTGGAGCGGATTCTGGCTTCTGGTGAGCTGTCCAGTGATGTGTATGAGGTTGTGAGCAAGAGCCTGGCTTGAGTTTTCCGTAGCCTGAGCCGACCTCTTCGCGGGTAAACCCGCTCCCACAGGTACTGCACCGCTTTCATGGGCTGTGCAGGACTTGTGGGAGCGGGTTTACCCGCGAAGCTTTTGGAGCCGACAACAAAACATAACACCCCGCCCGTTGTGTTCCCGCAAATATCCCCGCTACGATCCCCTCAAGCTATTGCAGGCCTCTAGATCAGGCTTTTCGCAGTACCTGCAGTGCATTGACCCACCACACAAGAACACAACAGGGGGACAGTCATGAGGGAACAGAACAGGCGCTTTGCCTGGCCATTGGCAGCCGGCGCGGTACTGGCGCTGGGGCTTGGCGTGTGGGCTGACAGCGTGCAAGCCGCTGCCGCCGACGAGTATTCCACCGAATCGGCCAAGGCCAGCCAAAGCCTGCTGATCGACGCCACCCATGCCGGCAAGCGCCTGGTGGTGGTGGGCGATCGCGGTCATATCCTGTTCTCCGACGACCAGGGCAGCACCTGGACCCAGGCGCGGGTGCCCACCCGGCAACTGCTGACCGCGGTGTTCTTCCTCGACGACAAGCGCGGCTGGGCCGTCGGCCACGATGCGCTGGTGCTCGCCAGCAGCGATGGTGGTGCCACCTGGAGCAAGCAGTTCGAAGACCTGTCCCGCGAAGCACCCTTGCTCGATGTCGCCTTCCTCGACGCCCAGCACGGCTTTGCCGTAGGTGCCTATGGCGCCTTGCTGGAAACCACCGACGGCGGCCAGCACTGGCAGGATGTCGCCGAGCGCCTGGACAACCCCGACCAGCTGCACCTGAACGGTATCGCCCAGGTGCGTGACGCGGGCCTGTTTATCGTCGGCGAGCAGGGTGGCATGTTCCGCTCCGCCGACAACGGCCAGACCTGGGCCAAGGTCGAGGGCCCTT
Encoded here:
- a CDS encoding metallophosphoesterase, with product MLDPARSFDIIGDVHGCALTLERLLDALGYKRVAGVWRHPRRQALFLGDIVDRGPRIREALHIVHDMVEAGQAFCIMGNHEYNALGWVTPALPGSGKAFVREHTPRHARLIDETLTQFAHHPADWHDFVNWFYELPLFVDAGRFRLVHACWDPRLIEPLRQQYPDGRIDEHFIQASAVSGSFAATVCNRLLRGTDMRLPDGLTLTGGDGLTRAFFRTKFWEEDPQTYGDIVFQPDALPAEVASTPLSHSQKNALLRYAEDEPMLFVGHYWRSGRPAPIRANLACLDYSAVLYGKLAAYRLDDETRIDPHKFVWVDVDRPQANQ
- a CDS encoding rhomboid family intramembrane serine protease, with amino-acid sequence MNIIEVMRLPLSVDLSGFVHLLQRLQVPHRVSEEGDAQVLWAPDTLAADVRELYQRYPDGNADLPATTDPVGAGEPAKGPSLAEQARACKITTLTLLLCFIVAGLTGLGDNFTTISWFTFLDFRVQGDYLYFSPLAQSLDEGQWWRLVSPMLLHFGVLHLAMNSLWYWELGKRIELRQGPWALLGLTLLFSLVSNLAQHYSSGPSLFGGLSGVLYGLLGHIWLYQWLAPDRYFNLPKGVLVMMLIWLVVCMSGVIDTLGLGQIANAAHVGGLLIGCLTGLLGGALARRKLSA
- a CDS encoding YeaC family protein produces the protein MSTFAQMIENITPEIYESLKLAVEIGKWSDGRKLTAEQKELSLQAVIAWEMKNLPEDQRTGYMGPQECASKSAPIANILFKSDSVH
- a CDS encoding DUF2797 domain-containing protein, yielding MIELARGSLSKMAVSLQAPVVQYSFRLDDTQVPVNPLIGQRLRLEYIGAIHCSHCGKRTKTSFSQGYCYPCMTKLAQCDVCIMAPEKCHYDAGTCREPSWGEQFCMTDHVVYLANSSGIKVGITRATQLPTRWLDQGASQALPIVRVATRQQSGLVEDLLRSQVPDRTNWRALLKGDAEELDLVAIREQVFDACADGLRELQGRFGLQAIQPLADAEVVQMKYPVEAYPSKIVSFNFDKDPVVEGTLLGIKGQYLIFDTGVINIRKYTAYQLAVLQ
- the pepN gene encoding aminopeptidase N, whose protein sequence is MRTEQPQVIYLEDYQAPEYLIDETHLTFELYEDHTLVHAQLVMRRNPARGAGLPPLELDGQQLELLRASLDDQELQPGDYQLDADSLTVQPKAERFTLDTSVKIHPESNTALEGLYKSGKMFCTQCEAEGFRKITYYLDRPDVMSTFTTTVIAEQHRYPVLLSNGNPIGSGPADDGRHWATWEDPFMKPAYLFALVAGDLWCVEDSFTRQSGRDVTLRIYVEPENIDKCDHAMVSLKKSMRWDEEVYGREYDLDIFMIVAVNDFNMGAMENKGLNIFNSSCVLARAETATDAAHQRVEGVVAHEYFHNWSGNRVTCRDWFQLSLKEGFTVFRDAEFSADMNSRTVKRIEDVAYLRTHQFAEDAGPMAHPVRPDSFIEISNFYTLTVYEKGAEVVRMVRTLLGADGFRKGSDLYFERHDGQAVTTDDFIKAMEDANGVDFTQFKRWYNQAGTPRLEVSEAYDAAAQTYSLTFRQSCPQTPDKAEKLPFVIPVELGLLDAAGNDLPLQLAGEAAAQGTSRVLSVTEAEQTFTFQGIQAKPLPSLLRGFSAPVKLSFPYDRDQLMFLMQHDSDGFNRWEAGQQLSVQVLQELIGQHQRGEALKLDQRLISALGTVLGNDSLDPAMVAEMLSLPGEAYLTEISQVADVDAIHAAREFARQQIAEQLFDALWARYQANREVSRSTAYVASAEHFARRSLQNIALSYLMQSGKPQVLQATLEQFEHCDNMTERLTALAVLVNSPFEAERAKALEAFAEHFKDNPLVMDQWFSVQAASTLPGGLARVKALMQHPAFTLKNPNKVRALVGAFAGQNLVNFHAADGSGYRFLADLVIELNALNPQIASRQLAPLTRWRKYDDARQALMKGELERILASGELSSDVYEVVSKSLA
- a CDS encoding WD40/YVTN/BNR-like repeat-containing protein; its protein translation is MREQNRRFAWPLAAGAVLALGLGVWADSVQAAAADEYSTESAKASQSLLIDATHAGKRLVVVGDRGHILFSDDQGSTWTQARVPTRQLLTAVFFLDDKRGWAVGHDALVLASSDGGATWSKQFEDLSREAPLLDVAFLDAQHGFAVGAYGALLETTDGGQHWQDVAERLDNPDQLHLNGIAQVRDAGLFIVGEQGGMFRSADNGQTWAKVEGPYEGSLFGVIGTAQPNTLLAYGLRGNLFRSTDFGDSWQPIELKAARGTLEFGLAGATLVEDGSLVLVGNGGSVLRSTDDGQTFSVYNRADRIALAGVSGLADGGLLLVGQGGVHLADPQGADQEVRP